One window of Mus caroli chromosome 11, CAROLI_EIJ_v1.1, whole genome shotgun sequence genomic DNA carries:
- the Gp1ba gene encoding platelet glycoprotein Ib alpha chain, producing MALLILLFLLPSPLHSQHTCSISKVTSLLEVNCENKKLTALPADLPADTGILHLGENQLGTFSTASLVHFTHLTYLYLDRCELTSLQTNGKLIKLENLDLSYNNLKSLPSLGWAFPALTTLDVSFNKLDSLSPGVLDGLSQLQELYLQNNDLKSLPPGLLLPTTKLRKLNLANNKLRELPPGLLDGLEDLDTLYLQRNWLRTIPKGFFGTLLLPFVFLHANSWYCDCEILYFRHWLQENANNVYLWKQGVDVKDTTPNVASVRCANLDNAPVYSYPGKGCPTSSGDTDYDDYDDIPDVPATRTEVKFSTNTKVHTTHWSLLATAPSTSRDSQMISLPPTHEPTKKQSTFIHTQSPGFTTLPETMESNPTFYSLKLNTVLITTPTTLESTSTQATPEPSIQPMLTTSTLTTPEHYTTPVPTTATLTTPEXXTTPVPTTATLTTPEXSTTPVPTTATLTTXEPSTTPVPTTATXTTPEPSTTPVPTTATLTTPEPSTTPVPTTATLTTPEPSTTLTNLVSTLSPVLTTTLTTPESTPIVTILEQFFTTELTLLPTLESTTTIIPEQNSFLNLPEVAGVSSETSESSPFLNSDFCCFLPLGFYVLGLLWLLFASVVLILLLTWTWHVTPQTLDMEQSAALATSIHTTSLEVQRARQVTMPRAWLLFLQGSLPTFRSSLFLWVRPNGRVGPLVAGRRPSALSQGRGQDLLGTVGIRYSGHSL from the coding sequence ATGGCTCTCCTCATcttgctgttcctgctgccaagTCCCTTGCATTCCCAGCACACTTGTAGTATCTCCAAAGTGACCAGCCTGCTGGAGGTAAACTGTGAGAACAAGAAGCTGACAGCACTGCCTGCAGACCTGCCAGCAGACACAGGCATCCTCCACCTGGGCGAGAACCAACTGGGTACCTTCTCCACAGCATCCCTGGTGCATTTCACTCACCTCACTTATCTGTACCTGGATAGATGTGAGCTGACCAGCCTGCAGACCAATGGTAAACTGATAAAGCTGGAAAACCTGGACTTATCCTATAATAACCTGAAAAGCCTGCCCTCCCTAGGATGGGCATTTCCTGCACTCACTACTCTAGATGTCTCCTTCAACAAGTTGGACTCACTGTCTCCTGGTGTCCTGGATGGCCTAAGCCAACTCCAAGAGCTGTACTTGCAGAACAATGATCTTAAGAGTCTGCCCCCCGGGCTCTTGTTGCCAACAACCAAGCTGAGGAAACTCAATCTGGCCAACAACAAATTGCGTGAGTTGCCCCCTGGGCTCCTAGATGGGCTGGAGGATCTTGATACCCTCTATCTTCAAAGGAACTGGCTTCGCACAATACCAAAGGGCTTCTTTGGGACCCTCctcttgccttttgtttttctccatgcCAACAGCTGGTACTGTGATTGTGAAATCCTCTACTTCCGTCACTGGCTCCAGGAAAATGCCAACAATGTCTACTTATGGAAGCAAGGTGTGGATGTCAAGGACACGACTCCTAACGTGGCCAGTGTACGATGTGCCAACTTGGACAATGCGCCTGTCTACTCCTACCCAGGGAAGGGCTGCCCTACTAGTAGTGGTGACACAGACTATGATGACTATGATGATATCCCTGACGTCCCTGCCACAAGAACTGAGGTCAAGTTCTCTACTAACACTAAAGTTCATACTACCCACTGGAGCCTACTCGCCACAGCACCTTCTACTTCTCGAGACAGCCAAATGATTTCTTTGCCTCCAACTCACGAACCTACTAAAAAACAATCTACATTCATCCACACACAGAGCCCAGGTTTCACCACACTCCCAGAGACCATGGAATCTAACCCAACCTTCTACAGTCTAAAACTCAATACTGTACTCATCACCACCCCAACCACCCTAGAGTCCACCTCCACCCAGGCTACCCCAGAGCCCAGCATCCAACCAATGCTTACCACCTCCACCCTGACTACCCCAGAGCACTACACCACTCCAGTGCCCACTACTGCCACCCTGACTACCCCAGAGCNCNNCACCACNCCAGTGCCCACTACTGCCACCCTGACTACCCCAGAGCNNAGCACCACCCCAGTGCCCACTACTGCCACCCTGACTACCCNAGAGCCCAGCACCACCCCAGTGCCCACTACTGCCACCNTGACTACCCCAGAGCCCAGCACCACCCCAGTGCCCACTACTGCCACCCTGACTACCCCAGAGCCCAGCACCACCCCAGTGCCCACTACTGCCACCCTGACTACCCCAGAGCCCAGCACCACTCTAACTAATCTAGTGTCCACTCTCTCCCCAGTACTCACTACCACCCTGACCACTCCAGAGTCTACCCCAATTGTGACGATTTTAGAACAATTTTTTACCACAGAGCTCACTTTACTCCCTACCTTAGAATCCACCACCACAATAATCCCAGAGCAGAACAGCTTCCTCAATCTCCCAGAGGTAGCTGGAGTAAGCTCTGAGACTTCTGAAAGCAGTCCTTTTCTCAATTCTGACTTTTGCTGCTTCCTCCCCCTGGGCTTCTATGTCCTTGGTCTCCTCTGGCTCCTAtttgcctctgtggtcctcatcTTGTTGCTGACCTGGACttggcatgtgacaccacagacTCTGGACATGGAACAATCTGCTGCATTGGCCACAAGCATTCACACCACAAGCCTGGAGGTACAGAGGGCAAGGCAAGTAACTATGCCCCgggcctggctgctcttccttcAAGGATCACTCCCTACTTTCCGGTCTAGCCTTTTCCTGTGGGTAAGGCCTAATGGGCGTGTGGGGCCTCTTGTAGCAGGACGGCGACCCTCAGCTCTGAGTCAGGGTCGTGGTCAGGACCTATTGGGCACAGTGGGCATTAGGTACTCAGGCCATAGCCTGTGA